The following is a genomic window from Terriglobia bacterium.
GTGCTGGGGGGCGAACACCGCGGCCTGCGCCGCCTGGTTCGCGAGCATTGCGATGTTCTTGTTAGAATTCCGATGCTCGGAAATATTGCGTCTTTGAACATTTCCGTTGCCGCCGGAGTCCTTTTGTATGAAGTTGTGAGACAACGCGGAACTTCTTAGCAATTTTTTGCCCAATTTTGTATCGGCGCGGTTGAAGAGCCCAATTCATATGCTACAATCATAAATTTGTCGATGCTGGCGTAGCTCAGTTGGTAGAGCAGCTGACTTGTAATCAGCAGGTCGGGGGTTCAATTCCCTTCGCCAGCTCCTGTGTTCATTTGGAAAAGGTGCGGACAGGTGGCCGAGCGGTTAATGGCAGCAGACTGTAAATCTGCCGCTCCTTGCGGGCTACGGAGGTTCGAATCCTCCCCTGTCCATGTAGTTGGGCCGCCCACGTAGCTCAGTCGGTAGAGCGCGTCCTTGGTAAGGACGAGGTCACCAGTTCGATCCTGGTCGTGGGCTCCAGTGCGGGAGTAACTCAGTGGCTAGAGTCACGGCCTTCCAAGCCGTTGGTCGCGGGTTCGAATCCCGTCTCCCGCTCATCAATAGAGAGAAGAGAAAACAACCGGAGAAGTATCCATGGGGAAAGAGAAATTCGATAGAAATAAGCCACACGTGAACGTGGGGACGATCGGGCACATCGATCATGGGAAGACGACATTGACGGCGTGCATCACGAAGGTGCTGTCGAAGCACAATCCGAAGAACAAGTACCGGTCGTTTGATTCGATCGATAACGCGCCGGAAGAGAAG
Proteins encoded in this region:
- a CDS encoding GTP-binding protein, coding for MGKEKFDRNKPHVNVGTIGHIDHGKTTLTACITKVLSKHNPKNKYRSFDSIDNAPEEK